In the bacterium genome, TATGAGTTATTTTCGGACACTACCGGAAAAATTAAAAGTTTGTTGTCAAGATGGTCTAACCTGTTGAGAGACATTTTGTTTTGTAATCTCTTTAACTTTCTTTTCCTGTTCATAATATTCTGAAGTCATTTGCATATTCTCAATTTCTCCAAGAGGACTAGCCAAAGCTTTCGCTACCTCGACGCATTTTTTGCCTTTAATCCCTTTAATATGATAGGTGATGTAACCATCTTCTGTGATTAATATCTCTATATCTTGTTTTTCTGCCATTT is a window encoding:
- a CDS encoding DUF2997 domain-containing protein, which produces MAEKQDIEILITEDGYITYHIKGIKGKKCVEVAKALASPLGEIENMQMTSEYYEQEKKVKEITKQNVSQQVRPS